In Halorientalis sp. LT38, a genomic segment contains:
- a CDS encoding YlbF family regulator, which translates to MSIETESGETAKSTVDQLSRDLGEAIADLPAYQRFEEAKEAVESHEEAQEKIREFEQFREEFMLARQTGDATQDDLRELQAKQEALHDIPVMADFLQAQNELELRLQEVNEAISEPLRVDFGQKAGGCCED; encoded by the coding sequence ATGAGCATCGAAACGGAATCCGGCGAGACCGCCAAGTCGACAGTCGATCAGCTGAGCCGCGACCTCGGTGAGGCGATCGCCGACCTGCCCGCCTACCAGCGCTTCGAGGAAGCCAAGGAGGCAGTGGAGAGCCACGAGGAGGCCCAGGAGAAGATCCGCGAGTTCGAGCAGTTCCGCGAGGAGTTCATGCTGGCCCGACAGACGGGCGACGCGACCCAGGACGACCTGCGCGAGCTACAGGCCAAACAGGAAGCGCTCCACGACATCCCCGTCATGGCCGACTTCCTCCAGGCCCAGAACGAACTGGAACTGCGCCTTCAGGAAGTCAACGAGGCCATCTCGGAGCCGCTGCGCGTCGACTTCGGCCAGAAGGCCGGCGGCTGCTGCGAGGACTGA